A genomic window from Carassius gibelio isolate Cgi1373 ecotype wild population from Czech Republic chromosome A11, carGib1.2-hapl.c, whole genome shotgun sequence includes:
- the LOC128022048 gene encoding 28S ribosomal protein S16, mitochondrial produces MVHLSSFLLKKYHGGHVVIRLALGGATNRPFYRIVAAYNKRARDSKYIEQLGSYDPLPNIHNEKLVAFNYERIKYWIACGAHTTKPVAKLLGLAGFFPLHPMTITEAERRQKAASIEEVTTDSQEQVEQKETL; encoded by the exons ATGGTCCATTTAT CATCTTTCCTGCTCAAAAAATATCATGGTGGGCATGTGGTCATCAGGCTGGCATTAGGAGGTGCCACTAATAGACCTTTCTACCGCATTGTGGCTGCTTATAATAAACGGGCGAGAGACAGTAAATATATTGAGCAGCTGGGCTCATATGACCCTCTCCCCAACATACACAATGAAAAACTTGTCGCCTTCAATTACGAAAGAATCAAGTACTGGATTGCATGTGGGGCTCATACGACAAAACCAGTGGCCAAACTTCTAG GATTGGCTGGATTTTTCCCACTGCATCCAATGACAATAACAGAAGCGGAGCGGAGACAGAAAGCAGCTTCGATAGAAGAAGTGACAACAGACAGTCAAGAACAAGTGGAGCAGAAGGAAACATtgtaa